A window from Canis lupus familiaris isolate Mischka breed German Shepherd chromosome 18, alternate assembly UU_Cfam_GSD_1.0, whole genome shotgun sequence encodes these proteins:
- the FKBP2 gene encoding peptidyl-prolyl cis-trans isomerase FKBP2 isoform X3 encodes MRLRRGGRTTGVDSGGAARRDMRLSWVLTVLSICLSALATAAGAEGKRKLQIGVKKRVDHCPIKSRKGDVLHMHYTGKLEDGTEFDSSLPQNQPFVFSLGTGQVIKGWDQGLLGMCEGEKRKLVIPSELGFFQV; translated from the exons ATGCGCCTGCGCAGAGGCGGCCGCACGACTGGGGTTGACTCCGGGGGCGCGGCGAGGAG AGACATGAGGCTGAGCTGGGTTCTGACAGTACTGTCCATCTGCCTGAGCGCCCTGGCCACTGCTGCGGGGGCCGAGGGCAAACGGAAGCTGCAGATCGGGGTCAAGAAGCGGGTAGACCACTGTCCCATCAAATCGCGCAAGGGTGACGTCCTGCACATGCACTACACG GGGAAGCTGGAAGATGGGACAGAATTTGACAGCAGCCTGCCCCAGAACCAGCCCTTTGTCTTCTCCCTGGGCACAGGCCAGGTCATCAAGGGCTGGGACCAGGGGCTGCTGGG GATGTGTGAGGGAGAAAAACGGAAGCTGGTGATTCCATCAGAGTTGG GCTTCTTCCAAGTCTAG
- the LOC119864272 gene encoding translation initiation factor IF-2: MPQGEGFHAARGGAPGVGAGRGTSELVPGGGGAPGRGADLGQVGGGVWPLEEELEQAEGGASGSETEGDGAQGLGAGLQPVSGVATVQEEGPGSLEGGAPAQGAELRPLQGGVKESSEGVGPGNGPGRPRGGGLRGGRAWGRGRPRTPPGEVVWVERARRPPDTGPVWVPRRPPRAQSWGGAPGGGAGPAWGVPPEDRGSPEPPSGDVWVPRGRPPAATAEVWVCWAGGNWVWREWGRPVETTAGQPDRVWTLRKGAGGN; encoded by the coding sequence ATGCCGCAGGGGGAGGGTTTTCACGCTGCACGGGGCGGAGCCCCGGGAGTCGGGGCGGGACGTGGAACCTCTGAGCTGGTGCCAGGGGGAGGCGGagctccggggcggggggcggaccTAGGACAGGTGGGGGGCGGAGTCTGGCccctggaggaggagctggaacAGGCGGAAGGCGGAGCCTCGGGTTCGGAGACCGAAGGGGACggagcccaggggctgggggcgggcctTCAGCCGGTGAGTGGCGTGGCTACCGTGCAGGAAGAGGGGCCTGGTTCTCTCGAGGGCGGGGCTCCAGCGCAGGGGGCGGAATTACGTCCCTTGCAGGGTGGGGTCAAGGAGTCAAGTGAAGGTGTAGGCCCAGGTAATGGCCCGGGGCGTCCACGCGGGGGCGGTCTCCGCGGGGGCCGGGCCTGGGGACGCGGTAGGCCGAGAACTCCCCCGGGAGAGGTGGTGTGGGTGGAGCGTGCTCGGCGGCCACCCGACACGGGGCCAGTCTGGGTACCCCGCAGGCCCCCGAGGGCTCAGAGCTGGGGCGGCGCCCCGGGCGGAGGCGCAGGCCCCGCCTGGGGGGTGCCTCCGGAAGATCGGGGCTCCCCGGAGCCACCCAGCGGCGATGTGTGGGTCCCTCGGGGCAGGCCCCCTGCAGCGACCGCAGAGGTGTGGGTGTGCTGGGCAGGGGGCAACTGGGTGTGGCGTGAATGGGGTCGCCCGGTCGAGACAACTGCTGGACAGCCAGATAGGGTTTGGACTTTGCGTAAAGGGGCGGGTGGGAACTGA
- the FKBP2 gene encoding peptidyl-prolyl cis-trans isomerase FKBP2 isoform X2: MRLSWVLTVLSICLSALATAAGAEGKRKLQIGVKKRVDHCPIKSRKGDVLHMHYTGKLEDGTEFDSSLPQNQPFVFSLGTGQVIKGWDQGLLGMCEGEKRKLVIPSELGYGERGAPPKIPGGATLVFEVELLKIERRSEL, encoded by the exons ATGAGGCTGAGCTGGGTTCTGACAGTACTGTCCATCTGCCTGAGCGCCCTGGCCACTGCTGCGGGGGCCGAGGGCAAACGGAAGCTGCAGATCGGGGTCAAGAAGCGGGTAGACCACTGTCCCATCAAATCGCGCAAGGGTGACGTCCTGCACATGCACTACACG GGGAAGCTGGAAGATGGGACAGAATTTGACAGCAGCCTGCCCCAGAACCAGCCCTTTGTCTTCTCCCTGGGCACAGGCCAGGTCATCAAGGGCTGGGACCAGGGGCTGCTGGG GATGTGTGAGGGAGAAAAACGGAAGCTGGTGATTCCATCAGAGTTGG GGTATGGAGAGCGGGGAGCTCCCCCAAAGATTCCAG GTGGTGCAACCCTCGTGTTTGAGGTGGAGCTGCTCAAAATCGAGCGACGTTCAGAACTGTAG
- the PPP1R14B gene encoding LOW QUALITY PROTEIN: protein phosphatase 1 regulatory subunit 14B (The sequence of the model RefSeq protein was modified relative to this genomic sequence to represent the inferred CDS: inserted 1 base in 1 codon; deleted 1 base in 1 codon) gives MLQLPPGAPAAAXRRGAARSRARELTRASGPEPAGGRPGGGGAGRGPGAHVAPAAAMADSGPAGGAALAAPAPGPGSSGPGPRVYFQSPPGAAGEGPGGADDEGPVRRQGKVTVKYDRKELRKRLNLEEWILEQLTRLYDCQEEEIPELEIDVDELLDMESDDTRAARVKELLVDCYKPTEAFISGLLDKIRGMQKLSTPQKK, from the exons ATGCTGCAGctgcccccgggcgcccccgccgccg ctcgcCGCGGAGCCGCGCGGAGCCGAGCCCGCGAGCTAACCCGAGCCAGCGGCCCGGAGCCAGCCGGCGGGCGtccgggaggcggcggcgcaGGGAGGGGCCCG GGCGCGCACGTGGCCCCGGCGGCCGCCATGGCGGACAGCGGccccgcggggggcgcggcgtTAGCGGCCCCCGCCCCAGGGCCGGGCAGCAGCGGCCCGGGGCCCCGCGTCTACTTTCAGAGCccccctggggctgcaggcgaGGGCCCAGGCGGTGCGGACGACGAGGGCCCGGTGAGGCGCCAAGGGAAGGTCACGGTCAAGTACGACCGCAAAGAGCTACGGAAGCGCCTCAACCTGGAGGAGTGGATCCTGGAGCAGCTCACTCGCCTCTATGACTGCCAG GAAGAAGAGATCCCAGAGTTAGAGATTGATGTAGATGAACTCCTGGACATGGAAAGTGATGATACCCGGGCCGCCAGGGTCAAG GAGCTGCTGGTTGACTGTTACAAACCCACTGAG GCCTTCATCTCTGGCCTGCTGGACAAGATACGGGGCATGCAGAAGCTGAGCACACCCCAGAAGAAATAG
- the FKBP2 gene encoding peptidyl-prolyl cis-trans isomerase FKBP2 isoform X1 — protein sequence MRLRRGGRTTGVDSGGAARRDMRLSWVLTVLSICLSALATAAGAEGKRKLQIGVKKRVDHCPIKSRKGDVLHMHYTGKLEDGTEFDSSLPQNQPFVFSLGTGQVIKGWDQGLLGMCEGEKRKLVIPSELGYGERGAPPKIPGGATLVFEVELLKIERRSEL from the exons ATGCGCCTGCGCAGAGGCGGCCGCACGACTGGGGTTGACTCCGGGGGCGCGGCGAGGAG AGACATGAGGCTGAGCTGGGTTCTGACAGTACTGTCCATCTGCCTGAGCGCCCTGGCCACTGCTGCGGGGGCCGAGGGCAAACGGAAGCTGCAGATCGGGGTCAAGAAGCGGGTAGACCACTGTCCCATCAAATCGCGCAAGGGTGACGTCCTGCACATGCACTACACG GGGAAGCTGGAAGATGGGACAGAATTTGACAGCAGCCTGCCCCAGAACCAGCCCTTTGTCTTCTCCCTGGGCACAGGCCAGGTCATCAAGGGCTGGGACCAGGGGCTGCTGGG GATGTGTGAGGGAGAAAAACGGAAGCTGGTGATTCCATCAGAGTTGG GGTATGGAGAGCGGGGAGCTCCCCCAAAGATTCCAG GTGGTGCAACCCTCGTGTTTGAGGTGGAGCTGCTCAAAATCGAGCGACGTTCAGAACTGTAG
- the FKBP2 gene encoding peptidyl-prolyl cis-trans isomerase FKBP2 isoform X4: MRLRRGGRTTGVDSGGAARRDMRLSWVLTVLSICLSALATAAGAEGKRKLQIGVKKRVDHCPIKSRKGDVLHMHYTGKLEDGTEFDSSLPQNQPFVFSLGTGQVIKGWDQGLLGMCEGEKRKLVIPSELDLL; this comes from the exons ATGCGCCTGCGCAGAGGCGGCCGCACGACTGGGGTTGACTCCGGGGGCGCGGCGAGGAG AGACATGAGGCTGAGCTGGGTTCTGACAGTACTGTCCATCTGCCTGAGCGCCCTGGCCACTGCTGCGGGGGCCGAGGGCAAACGGAAGCTGCAGATCGGGGTCAAGAAGCGGGTAGACCACTGTCCCATCAAATCGCGCAAGGGTGACGTCCTGCACATGCACTACACG GGGAAGCTGGAAGATGGGACAGAATTTGACAGCAGCCTGCCCCAGAACCAGCCCTTTGTCTTCTCCCTGGGCACAGGCCAGGTCATCAAGGGCTGGGACCAGGGGCTGCTGGG GATGTGTGAGGGAGAAAAACGGAAGCTGGTGATTCCATCAGAGTTGG ACCTTTTGTAG